The following are from one region of the Simiduia agarivorans SA1 = DSM 21679 genome:
- a CDS encoding transposase, whose protein sequence is MARKKHQHYTEEFRKEAIKRSEQPGATQASVAKELGISAQQIANWKRQLTRLSDKQFNTLDGVDYSKKESEEMRELRRENKRLKEEMEFLKKVSAYFAKNQE, encoded by the coding sequence ATGGCACGCAAAAAGCATCAGCATTACACCGAAGAATTCCGTAAAGAAGCGATAAAGCGCTCTGAACAGCCGGGTGCTACCCAAGCTTCCGTTGCGAAGGAGCTTGGGATTAGTGCCCAGCAGATCGCCAACTGGAAGCGTCAACTCACCCGCCTATCTGATAAGCAATTCAATACCTTGGATGGTGTGGATTACTCGAAGAAAGAAAGTGAGGAGATGCGTGAACTACGGCGAGAGAATAAGCGCCTGAAAGAGGAGATGGAATTCTTAAAAAAGGTGTCTGCGTACTTCGCGAAAAACCAAGAGTGA
- a CDS encoding IS3 family transposase, with translation MKYALILEYVGQYSISLMCDVLGVHRSGFYRWWDAPKTKREARKEELGELVKDTFEEFEAAYGAPRIAQELNDLGHRCSVNFVAKIMQEQGILARNGKAFNYGGHALTMHNVADNLLWRDFSTDRPNQKWVTDITYVWVKNQWLYLATVMDLYSRRIIGWSLDTGMTEQLITRAMQMAIDARGVAPGLIVHSDRGTQYRSNSYVGFLEKHKITRSMSRKGNCWDNAVMESFYARLKVELIYAKNYQSIGEARSGIFGYIEVFYNRKRRHSANDGLSPVDFEENAAIAA, from the coding sequence GTGAAGTACGCATTGATTTTGGAGTATGTTGGCCAATACAGCATATCCCTGATGTGCGATGTACTAGGCGTACATAGATCTGGCTTCTATCGCTGGTGGGATGCTCCTAAAACCAAACGTGAGGCTCGTAAGGAAGAGTTAGGCGAACTGGTGAAAGACACCTTTGAGGAGTTTGAGGCTGCCTATGGAGCCCCAAGAATCGCTCAGGAGCTGAACGACCTAGGGCATAGGTGCTCAGTCAATTTTGTAGCCAAAATCATGCAGGAACAGGGTATTTTGGCCAGAAACGGCAAAGCCTTTAACTATGGCGGCCACGCATTAACGATGCACAATGTTGCGGACAACCTCCTTTGGCGCGACTTTTCGACTGACCGGCCGAATCAAAAATGGGTCACAGATATCACGTATGTTTGGGTGAAGAATCAGTGGCTATATCTGGCAACTGTAATGGATCTGTATTCCCGTCGGATTATTGGCTGGAGCCTCGATACCGGCATGACTGAGCAGCTCATAACGCGGGCAATGCAGATGGCGATTGATGCCAGAGGTGTGGCACCAGGTCTCATCGTCCATTCGGACCGAGGCACACAGTACCGCTCAAATAGCTACGTTGGCTTCTTGGAAAAGCACAAGATCACGCGCAGCATGAGTAGAAAGGGTAATTGTTGGGACAATGCAGTAATGGAGTCGTTCTATGCACGACTAAAGGTTGAGCTTATCTATGCCAAGAACTATCAGTCGATTGGTGAAGCTCGTTCGGGTATATTTGGGTACATTGAAGTCTTTTATAATCGCAAGAGAAGGCATTCAGCGAACGATGGGCTAAGTCCCGTTGATTTCGAAGAGAACGCAGCAATAGCTGCATAA
- a CDS encoding IS3 family transposase: MEENRDVHKVVTMCEHLDVSTSGYYDWRERKPSERAQYDAILVSQICRMHVGHQKNYGAIRVHPYLRARDYACSRRRINRLMKAHGIRSIYHAQRPRRYKGANAPVSDNILAARPKAAQVGESWAGDMTYLKTAEGELYMAAVLDLYNRKVVGWGFSSAHNSDLVEGALQMALAMEERLPGCIFHSDQGSEYRSDEYRRLLQDSDMVSSMSRAGVSTDMRT; this comes from the coding sequence ATAGAGGAGAACCGCGACGTTCATAAAGTCGTGACGATGTGTGAACACCTTGATGTTTCGACCAGTGGTTACTATGACTGGCGCGAGAGGAAGCCGAGTGAGCGAGCCCAGTACGACGCTATCCTGGTGAGCCAGATATGTCGCATGCATGTTGGCCACCAAAAAAACTATGGCGCGATACGGGTGCACCCTTACTTAAGGGCGCGCGATTACGCCTGTAGTCGGCGCCGGATCAATCGCTTGATGAAGGCACATGGCATACGCTCTATTTATCATGCTCAGCGTCCGCGTCGTTACAAAGGAGCAAATGCTCCAGTATCGGATAACATATTGGCTGCTCGACCAAAAGCTGCGCAAGTAGGCGAAAGCTGGGCTGGAGACATGACCTATCTGAAGACGGCGGAAGGGGAGCTGTATATGGCTGCGGTCTTGGATCTCTACAATCGCAAGGTCGTTGGCTGGGGCTTTTCCTCAGCCCATAATAGTGATCTGGTTGAGGGCGCACTACAGATGGCGCTGGCGATGGAGGAGCGGCTTCCAGGTTGCATCTTCCACAGCGACCAAGGCTCAGAATATCGATCGGATGAGTATCGCAGGCTGCTTCAAGATTCAGATATGGTGAGCAGCATGAGCAGGGCTGGAGTGTCTACAGACATGCGTACGTAG
- a CDS encoding transposase, with the protein MGITKKKHYDSYTLAFKVKAVRESKKRGVKAIDVANALGIHPVMLYRWRQEYKEGRLSENKHMKVPEPPPKKSREDSDKLKVAERRIKELEKRLAAKEEEVVILKKAKRFFLEQRKKDMRS; encoded by the coding sequence ATGGGAATAACAAAGAAGAAACACTACGACAGCTACACATTGGCCTTTAAGGTCAAAGCGGTCAGAGAAAGTAAAAAACGAGGCGTTAAGGCCATAGATGTGGCGAACGCGCTTGGTATTCATCCGGTTATGTTGTATAGATGGCGACAGGAGTATAAGGAAGGTCGCCTATCGGAGAACAAGCATATGAAGGTGCCGGAGCCCCCACCTAAAAAATCTCGCGAAGACAGCGACAAGCTTAAAGTGGCCGAGAGGCGCATTAAGGAGCTTGAGAAACGCTTGGCGGCTAAGGAAGAAGAGGTCGTCATTTTAAAAAAGGCAAAGCGGTTCTTCTTGGAACAGCGCAAGAAAGATATGCGTTCATAG